In Leopardus geoffroyi isolate Oge1 chromosome D1, O.geoffroyi_Oge1_pat1.0, whole genome shotgun sequence, a single window of DNA contains:
- the UPK2 gene encoding uroplakin-2 produces the protein MASPLPFRTLPLNLILLTVLVLGAADFNISSVSGLLSPALTESLLVALPPCHLTGGNATLMVRRANDSKVVKSSFMVPPCRGRRELVSVVDSGAGFTVTRLSAYQVTNLAPGTKYYVSYLVTKGASTESSREIPMSTLPRRKMESIGLGMARTGGMVVITVLLSVAMFLLVVGFVIALALGARK, from the exons ATGGCATCCCCGCTGCCCTTCCGGACCTTGCCCTTGAACCTGATTCTGCTGACTGTCCTGGTCCTGGGGGCTGCAG ACTTCAACATCTCAAGCGTTTCTGGTCTGCTGTCCCCGGCGCTGACGGAGAGCCTGCTAGTTGCTTTGCCCCCCTGTCACCTCACAGGGGGCAATGCCACGCTGATGGTCCGGAGAGCCAATGACAGCAAAG TGGTGAAATCCAGCTTCATGGTGCCTCCGTGCCGTGGGCGCCGGGAGCTGGTGAGCGTGGTGGACAGTGGGGCTGGCTTCACCGTCACCCGGCTCAGTGCATACCAGGTGACAAACCTCGCGCCAGGAACCAAATACTA CGTTTCCTACCTAGTGACGAAGGGGGCATCCACTGAGTCCAGTAGAGAGATCCCGATGTCCACGCTTCCTC GGAGGAAGATGGAATCCATTGGGCTGGGGATGGCCCGGACGGGGGGCATGGTAGTCATCACGGTGCTGCTCTCTGTCGCCATGTTCCTTCTGGTCGTGGGCTTCGTTATCGCCCTGGCACTGGGCGCCCGAAAGTGA